CAATCGGGTGCAATCCATTTGGAGTCGGATTGCCTACAGAGGGGGCAAATGCGGGGTCAATCACATCCATGTCAATGGAAATGTAGACTTTTCCTTCGATTGAATCCAGCTTGTCCAAAAGGACATCGAAATCATCAAAAAGGTCCTTTGCCAAAAAGCTGCTGATGTTTTCCTGAGCTTCAACGAATTCCTTCTCTTCCAAAGAGAATGATCTGATTCCTATTTGAATCAATTCCTTTGGATTCAAGTCATGAACTCTTCTCATGATGGTTGCATGGGAATCCTTTTCACCGATATACTCATCGATTATGTCCCTATGGGCATCCAAATGGATGACTGTGACATCGGACAAGTCTTTACTTTCTTCCAAATCACATAAAGCTTTAATAGATCCAATGCTTACGCTATGTTCACCGCCAATAACAATAGGCTTGATGCCATTTTTTATTAATTCCTTTACAGAATCACAAAGTGCATCACAGGTTTTAGAGCAGTTTCCATGAACAACATTCAAGTCACCGCAGTCATAGAATTCTCCATCCAAAAGCTTTTCGAATATAGAATTGTACTGTTCAAAGCCAAATGAAGCTTCCCTGATTATTGTTGGACCATATCTTGAACCATGATGATAGGAACATGTGCTGTCAAATGGAACTCCTATGATTCCCCACTTTCTAGATTTTGCAAAATCATCTTCAGATCCATTGTCATCTGAATTGTATAAATCTATAGATTCAGCTGAAAAAGCAAATTTCCATGGTTCATAAGTATTGAAAAGCATTTTATCACGTTTATAAATAGAATAAAGTTTATGATTCTAATAATTTTAATT
The sequence above is drawn from the Methanobrevibacter sp. genome and encodes:
- the speB gene encoding agmatinase, with amino-acid sequence MLFNTYEPWKFAFSAESIDLYNSDDNGSEDDFAKSRKWGIIGVPFDSTCSYHHGSRYGPTIIREASFGFEQYNSIFEKLLDGEFYDCGDLNVVHGNCSKTCDALCDSVKELIKNGIKPIVIGGEHSVSIGSIKALCDLEESKDLSDVTVIHLDAHRDIIDEYIGEKDSHATIMRRVHDLNPKELIQIGIRSFSLEEKEFVEAQENISSFLAKDLFDDFDVLLDKLDSIEGKVYISIDMDVIDPAFAPSVGNPTPNGLHPIDVENIFESLSNNEKIDLIGFDLVEVASDKLGDITAVLAAKMVYDFLTLFA